In Paenibacillus sp. G2S3, a single window of DNA contains:
- the aroA gene encoding 3-phosphoshikimate 1-carboxyvinyltransferase has protein sequence MESNQPDLEARSLWSTNSDKHIVKVSPAKAVINGTITISGSKSLTNRALVIAALAEGRSEIKGILRSDDSYWCIESLKKLGIPVVIEKETAVVDGCGGNWPNPTGELYVGAAGTVARFLPAALAAGIGTWTMNGSKRLCERPLAPLLDALTTLGAQFEYKQAERCLPFTLEAKGLQGGKATLPGSTSSQFISGLLLAAPYANESVNVYIDGEVVQRDYVEMTLTMMASFGVTPEASQDGQSITVPTGKYQGQAITLEPDVSTCCYFWAVAALTAGRVRIEGINASNTGQPDIEFLDVLELMGCTVVRGENFVEVQGVPRLKGGFTVSMKKWSDQTLTMAAMAIFADGPITLKDAAHIRHHECDRISAICEEISKLGIRVEEFEDGLTVYPGQPIPALLNSHDDHRMAMALSLIGLKIENIQIMDPGCVSKTCPDYFDRLSALGVQIQY, from the coding sequence ATGGAATCCAATCAACCGGACTTAGAAGCACGTTCTCTATGGTCAACGAATAGCGATAAACACATAGTAAAGGTTAGCCCAGCGAAAGCGGTAATCAATGGGACGATAACCATATCAGGAAGCAAAAGTCTGACGAATCGGGCCTTGGTGATCGCTGCTTTAGCGGAAGGACGTTCAGAAATAAAGGGAATATTAAGAAGCGATGACTCTTACTGGTGTATTGAATCATTGAAGAAACTGGGGATTCCCGTTGTGATAGAAAAAGAGACAGCTGTTGTGGATGGGTGTGGCGGTAACTGGCCGAATCCGACTGGGGAGCTATATGTAGGAGCGGCAGGTACGGTTGCGAGATTCTTACCCGCTGCACTCGCGGCAGGGATTGGCACTTGGACAATGAATGGAAGTAAACGACTCTGTGAGCGACCACTCGCGCCATTACTCGACGCATTAACGACCCTGGGTGCACAATTTGAGTATAAACAGGCCGAGCGTTGTTTACCTTTTACATTAGAGGCAAAAGGGCTGCAAGGAGGAAAGGCAACGCTGCCCGGCTCCACTTCAAGTCAATTTATTAGTGGATTACTGCTAGCCGCACCGTATGCTAATGAATCGGTAAACGTGTATATTGATGGAGAAGTTGTGCAAAGAGATTATGTCGAGATGACCCTTACCATGATGGCCTCCTTTGGTGTAACACCAGAAGCGTCTCAGGACGGTCAATCGATAACGGTTCCTACAGGAAAGTATCAGGGACAAGCGATCACTTTAGAGCCTGATGTATCCACATGCTGTTACTTCTGGGCGGTAGCTGCGCTTACGGCAGGACGTGTACGAATTGAAGGGATTAATGCTAGCAATACAGGTCAACCTGATATCGAATTCTTAGACGTTCTGGAGTTAATGGGCTGTACCGTTGTTCGTGGGGAGAACTTTGTTGAAGTGCAAGGTGTCCCACGGCTTAAGGGTGGATTCACAGTAAGTATGAAGAAGTGGTCGGATCAAACACTAACAATGGCTGCTATGGCTATTTTTGCCGATGGCCCCATCACTCTAAAGGATGCTGCACATATTAGACATCATGAATGTGATCGGATATCTGCGATATGTGAGGAAATAAGTAAGCTCGGAATACGTGTGGAAGAGTTTGAGGATGGTCTAACGGTATATCCGGGTCAGCCAATTCCAGCTTTACTAAATTCTCATGACGATCATCGCATGGCAATGGCGCTTTCTTTAATCGGATTGAAGATTGAGAATATTCAGATTATGGACCCTGGCTGCGTCTCCAAGACTTGTCCGGATTATTTTGATCGTTTGTCAGCGTTAGGCGTACAGATCCAATACTAA
- the aroC gene encoding chorismate synthase has protein sequence MAGNTFGEVFKITTFGESHGVSVGVIVDGVTPGVEINEAYIQKQMDRRKPGQSSVTTPRKEYDVVHIQSGVFEGKTTGTPLFVVLQNHDMRPEAYSEIQDAFRPGHADFTYLEKYGIRDHRGSGRASGRETAARVAGGAIARKLLERRGVQVVAYTQEIGGIRCESFDEGVIEQNAVRACDPIAADKMIKKIEGLAEIGDSCGGIVECRIRGVVPGLGEPVFDKLDAELAKAMLSIGAVKGIEFGAGFEAAMMLGSEHNDARNSEGFLTNHSGGIIGGISTGQEIVFRISVKPTSSISVPQQTTNIRGEEQEIRTEGRHDPCICPRIVPVVEAMACLVLEDQYKRQAAMLG, from the coding sequence ATGGCAGGAAATACATTCGGTGAAGTGTTCAAAATTACAACCTTTGGGGAGTCACATGGTGTGTCGGTAGGGGTCATAGTGGATGGGGTAACACCTGGCGTCGAGATTAACGAAGCTTATATTCAGAAGCAGATGGATCGGAGAAAGCCGGGACAATCTTCGGTGACTACACCTCGTAAGGAATATGATGTTGTTCATATACAATCTGGAGTATTTGAGGGAAAAACAACAGGTACGCCGCTCTTTGTAGTTCTTCAAAACCACGATATGAGACCAGAAGCGTACAGCGAGATCCAGGATGCTTTTCGTCCGGGCCATGCCGATTTTACTTATTTAGAGAAATACGGCATTCGAGATCATCGCGGTAGCGGACGTGCTTCAGGTAGAGAAACTGCGGCAAGAGTGGCCGGAGGTGCGATAGCTCGTAAGTTGTTAGAGAGAAGAGGCGTACAGGTAGTGGCGTACACACAAGAAATCGGAGGCATAAGATGTGAATCCTTCGATGAGGGTGTGATCGAACAAAATGCAGTCCGCGCTTGTGATCCAATTGCAGCTGACAAAATGATTAAAAAAATTGAGGGGTTAGCCGAGATTGGAGATAGCTGTGGTGGCATTGTGGAATGCCGCATTCGCGGCGTGGTTCCGGGTCTTGGAGAGCCGGTCTTTGATAAATTGGATGCAGAGCTGGCGAAAGCTATGTTGTCCATTGGTGCTGTTAAAGGGATAGAATTTGGAGCTGGCTTCGAAGCGGCAATGATGCTGGGAAGTGAGCATAATGATGCGAGGAATAGTGAGGGGTTTCTTACTAATCATTCCGGAGGAATCATCGGAGGGATCAGCACTGGACAAGAAATCGTATTTAGGATTAGTGTAAAGCCTACTTCGTCCATCTCTGTGCCACAGCAAACGACTAATATCAGAGGGGAAGAGCAAGAGATACGCACCGAAGGCAGACATGATCCATGTATTTGCCCGAGAATCGTACCTGTAGTAGAGGCTATGGCTTGTTTAGTGCTGGAGGATCAGTACAAACGACAAGCCGCTATGCTTGGATAA
- the proC gene encoding pyrroline-5-carboxylate reductase, with protein MTQEKIHFIGGGQMAEAIIRACISNNTLSADQISVSDINETRLQFLDTKYGVDTKSSQEHSLSTADLIVVAVRPQDNLATLGQIVQQFATSTAVIVSIVAGVTNEQLTGYFGAERSIIRVIPNTLTDTGYGYSGVALNAYASRDQVEHFLLGFGKVQYLDEALMDVFTGFGVAGPNYIYYFIESFVDAGVLAGLPREQAWSVALENMMGSVAMLQQTGLHPRQLLDINNSPGGVGMHGLYELNNSDFAAGLQRSVLAAVKRTTELGVK; from the coding sequence GTGACACAAGAAAAGATTCATTTTATTGGTGGAGGACAGATGGCGGAAGCGATTATTCGCGCATGTATATCCAACAACACCCTGTCTGCAGATCAAATTAGTGTATCAGACATTAATGAAACTCGTCTTCAGTTTTTGGATACCAAATACGGAGTAGATACGAAGAGTTCTCAGGAGCATAGCCTATCTACTGCAGATCTGATTGTAGTTGCGGTGCGACCACAGGATAATTTGGCTACACTTGGACAAATCGTACAACAATTCGCTACATCCACTGCCGTGATCGTTTCGATTGTGGCGGGTGTGACGAATGAACAATTAACTGGTTATTTTGGAGCTGAGCGGTCGATTATCCGTGTCATTCCAAATACTTTGACTGATACAGGCTACGGATATAGCGGTGTAGCTTTAAATGCTTACGCTAGCCGTGATCAAGTGGAGCATTTCTTACTCGGATTTGGTAAAGTACAATATCTGGATGAGGCATTAATGGATGTTTTCACTGGATTTGGTGTGGCTGGTCCTAACTATATTTATTATTTCATTGAGTCTTTTGTAGATGCAGGTGTGCTTGCCGGATTGCCGCGTGAGCAAGCCTGGAGTGTTGCATTAGAGAATATGATGGGATCTGTAGCTATGCTGCAGCAGACAGGGCTGCATCCAAGACAACTGCTTGATATTAATAATTCACCTGGTGGTGTTGGGATGCATGGCTTGTACGAATTAAATAACAGTGATTTCGCAGCAGGTCTGCAAAGAAGTGTTTTGGCAGCTGTAAAGCGTACTACTGAGCTGGGAGTGAAGTAA
- a CDS encoding SOS response-associated peptidase: MCQRFSLAAELQDIRDHFEIKRVMYYYKDRYNISPTQDMPVVLQQDGERILDEFRWGFVPYWGKDAINADLRNVHQNPTYRKMVDKQRCIIPCNGFYYWKKEGKKTYPVRVVMNNRSMFGVAGLYEIWRDTRGEPLRTCSLVMTDANPLISEFESRMPAILSPQDITRWLDEETNDLEALHPILRPYSADEMQVYPVTPLISNNRNDSADCIREMDLNESWVKP, from the coding sequence ATGTGTCAACGTTTTTCTCTGGCGGCCGAACTACAAGACATTAGGGATCATTTTGAAATCAAACGGGTGATGTACTACTATAAAGACCGCTATAATATTAGTCCCACACAGGATATGCCTGTCGTATTACAGCAGGATGGTGAGCGAATTCTCGATGAGTTCCGCTGGGGATTCGTTCCTTATTGGGGAAAAGATGCGATCAATGCAGATCTCCGAAATGTGCATCAGAATCCAACCTATCGCAAGATGGTGGACAAGCAGCGCTGTATTATCCCTTGCAATGGATTTTACTACTGGAAAAAAGAAGGTAAGAAGACTTATCCCGTTCGGGTAGTCATGAATAATCGCAGTATGTTCGGAGTGGCTGGTCTATACGAAATCTGGCGTGATACACGCGGGGAGCCTCTTCGCACCTGCTCTCTGGTCATGACAGATGCTAACCCACTAATTAGCGAATTTGAGAGCCGGATGCCGGCGATTTTGTCCCCACAGGATATCACTCGATGGCTTGACGAGGAGACAAATGATCTGGAAGCACTGCATCCAATTCTGCGGCCTTATTCAGCAGATGAAATGCAGGTGTACCCGGTCACACCACTGATTAGCAACAACAGAAATGACTCAGCTGATTGTATTCGGGAAATGGATCTGAACGAGTCCTGGGTAAAGCCCTGA
- a CDS encoding MetQ/NlpA family ABC transporter substrate-binding protein, whose translation MKKLIVVLMIGVLAVLTACGNSQSDNSGDKKKLTIGFGVGTYEEQFRQSILPILEKQGYSVEIKSFSQNMQVNPAMKEGSIDASIFQSTAYMEAINKEIKADMVGIAYAPGAPQGLYSVNHTTLDDVKDGTTVAVPNDPVNQERALRILEELGWIKIKEGAGVADFNINSMEPDKYNIDIKILDPAQILVSLQDVDYGVVNGNYIANSDRKITDALKIENTPMEHRIIVSVNKKDENTQWAKDLKAAYESKEFEEYIRGIEKYDGFILPEAWDNN comes from the coding sequence ATGAAAAAGTTGATAGTAGTGTTGATGATAGGGGTTCTAGCGGTGTTGACCGCTTGCGGGAATAGTCAATCCGATAATTCTGGAGATAAGAAGAAGCTTACCATTGGATTCGGTGTGGGCACCTATGAGGAGCAATTCCGCCAATCGATTCTACCGATCCTAGAGAAACAAGGCTATAGTGTTGAAATTAAGTCCTTTTCGCAAAACATGCAGGTTAACCCTGCGATGAAGGAAGGCTCCATTGACGCAAGTATCTTCCAAAGCACAGCATATATGGAAGCAATCAACAAAGAAATAAAAGCAGACATGGTAGGAATTGCTTATGCTCCTGGTGCTCCACAAGGTCTTTATTCCGTGAATCATACTACACTTGACGATGTTAAAGATGGTACAACCGTAGCTGTTCCGAATGATCCGGTGAACCAAGAGCGTGCACTGCGTATCCTGGAAGAATTGGGTTGGATCAAAATTAAAGAAGGCGCAGGCGTAGCTGATTTTAACATCAACAGCATGGAGCCGGATAAATATAACATTGATATTAAAATATTAGACCCCGCTCAAATCCTAGTTTCACTGCAAGATGTTGATTATGGCGTTGTAAACGGGAATTATATTGCTAATTCAGACAGAAAGATTACGGATGCCTTAAAAATCGAAAATACGCCTATGGAACATAGAATTATCGTATCGGTTAATAAAAAGGATGAGAATACGCAGTGGGCGAAAGACTTGAAAGCCGCTTATGAATCTAAAGAGTTTGAAGAATATATCCGTGGAATAGAAAAATACGATGGTTTCATTCTGCCTGAAGCCTGGGACAACAATTAA
- a CDS encoding VOC family protein, whose product MATVKWDHLVHYVNDLSKPVEIFGDHGLVAFKGGSHKDWGTYNALSYFGLTYLEFLGIENLELAKATEHNLVVKDAVKLLPEHEVLSRVVIRTDDIEEIADSLRAAGLSLSPIIDGKRLDNEGRWIEWRMMTIGGDFEGLVYPFIIQWSGTDVERLERLTSSGVIQPHPAGHVEIVRAVFHVSDPAATAKHWGSIFGLPVTESEDGALILMIEDKSFAFVQGDENQFKQVFFETDSLALKGKTIQIGDGEYVFA is encoded by the coding sequence ATGGCAACGGTGAAATGGGATCACTTAGTACACTATGTCAATGATCTGTCCAAACCGGTTGAAATCTTTGGAGATCATGGTTTGGTTGCTTTTAAGGGAGGCTCTCATAAAGATTGGGGGACCTATAACGCATTAAGTTATTTCGGGCTAACCTATCTCGAATTTCTGGGCATTGAGAATCTTGAGCTAGCAAAGGCGACCGAACATAATCTAGTGGTGAAAGACGCGGTGAAGCTTCTACCTGAGCATGAAGTATTGAGCAGAGTAGTCATCCGGACGGATGATATTGAAGAAATAGCGGATTCCCTACGTGCAGCAGGTTTATCACTATCTCCAATTATCGATGGGAAGCGTCTGGATAACGAGGGCAGATGGATAGAGTGGCGCATGATGACTATCGGGGGCGACTTTGAAGGATTGGTCTATCCGTTCATCATTCAATGGAGCGGAACAGATGTAGAGAGATTGGAAAGATTAACATCATCCGGAGTCATCCAGCCTCATCCTGCTGGTCATGTTGAAATCGTGCGTGCTGTATTCCATGTCTCCGATCCTGCAGCTACCGCTAAACATTGGGGCTCGATATTCGGACTGCCTGTTACAGAGTCAGAGGATGGTGCCTTGATCCTTATGATTGAAGATAAGTCTTTTGCTTTCGTGCAAGGGGATGAGAACCAGTTCAAACAGGTGTTTTTTGAAACGGATTCGTTAGCGCTGAAAGGGAAGACGATTCAGATCGGCGACGGGGAGTATGTTTTTGCTTAA
- a CDS encoding methionine ABC transporter permease: MFSTTLTGDQFLQAIIETIQMVGVSLFVGSLIGIPFGILLVITRPGGVLENKAFYAILNPIINIIRSLPFIILLVAIVPFTRLIVHTSIGTSAAIVPLIIYIAPYIGRLVENSLLEVNPGILEAAEAMGATPFQVIWYFLLPEAVGSLILSLTTATIGLIGATAMAGTVGGGGVGDLAIVYGYQRFDTVVVVATVIILIILVQGIQSLGNTLARKIRRY; encoded by the coding sequence ATGTTTTCGACCACATTAACAGGTGATCAATTTCTGCAGGCGATTATCGAAACGATTCAGATGGTTGGCGTCTCCTTGTTTGTTGGTTCTTTGATTGGGATTCCTTTTGGGATATTGCTTGTAATCACTCGTCCAGGTGGGGTTTTGGAGAACAAAGCGTTTTACGCCATATTAAATCCGATCATCAACATTATACGCTCTCTGCCTTTTATTATTTTACTCGTGGCGATTGTACCGTTCACTCGTTTGATTGTGCATACTTCGATTGGGACAAGCGCAGCGATCGTACCTTTAATAATCTATATTGCACCTTATATTGGACGTTTGGTAGAGAACTCCTTGCTTGAAGTGAATCCGGGAATTCTTGAAGCTGCTGAAGCGATGGGGGCAACGCCATTTCAAGTGATATGGTACTTTTTGTTGCCAGAGGCGGTTGGATCATTAATTCTGTCTTTGACAACGGCGACGATCGGATTGATCGGTGCAACTGCAATGGCTGGAACGGTAGGGGGCGGCGGTGTCGGAGACTTGGCGATTGTATATGGATATCAACGTTTTGACACGGTTGTCGTGGTAGCTACTGTTATTATTCTCATTATTTTAGTGCAAGGCATTCAATCTTTAGGCAACACGCTAGCAAGAAAAATTCGCCGTTACTAG
- a CDS encoding class I SAM-dependent methyltransferase, whose protein sequence is MEYLNMLAKLGVGNAHPGGFTATLKQFEQYPLPTASRILEVGCGTGRTSCYLAAQGHDVIGIDIHPDMISKAKIRAEKENSSIQFLIGNASSLPFPNESFDVILVESVSIFTDTEKAFSEYYRVLRTGGKLFDREMIQYKPMSTEINQEITTFYHVENLWGFNDWSALVNAMDFYHSQIDGPFLFPKSSEDLTEHPDHYQQMDADSFLDHTIWEVISKYNSIMERYHEYIGFILVIGTK, encoded by the coding sequence ATGGAATATTTGAATATGCTTGCTAAATTAGGTGTTGGAAATGCTCATCCTGGAGGGTTTACTGCAACATTAAAGCAATTTGAACAATATCCTCTACCAACAGCCTCCCGAATCCTTGAAGTTGGTTGTGGCACTGGCAGAACATCTTGTTATTTAGCTGCGCAAGGTCATGATGTAATAGGTATAGATATTCACCCAGATATGATCTCAAAAGCAAAAATACGGGCTGAAAAAGAGAATTCTTCAATTCAATTCTTAATAGGAAACGCAAGTTCGCTTCCTTTTCCTAACGAATCATTCGATGTCATTCTTGTTGAGTCTGTATCCATTTTCACTGATACAGAAAAGGCATTTTCGGAATATTATAGGGTATTGCGAACTGGAGGCAAGCTCTTTGACAGAGAAATGATCCAATATAAACCTATGTCTACAGAAATCAATCAAGAAATTACTACATTTTATCATGTTGAGAATCTATGGGGCTTTAATGATTGGTCAGCATTAGTAAACGCTATGGATTTTTATCATTCACAGATAGATGGTCCCTTCTTGTTTCCTAAATCAAGTGAGGATCTTACAGAGCATCCAGACCATTATCAACAAATGGATGCTGATTCCTTTCTTGACCACACGATTTGGGAAGTGATCAGCAAGTACAACAGTATAATGGAACGTTATCATGAATACATCGGGTTTATTCTCGTTATTGGAACGAAATAA
- a CDS encoding helix-turn-helix domain-containing protein — protein MENILASEYVSIGELVRITNSRYSTLKHYTEEGMLPFEQAEENLTRRYKREETAARILWIKEMKENGLSIPQIKEALGMN, from the coding sequence ATGGAGAATATTTTGGCGTCAGAGTATGTATCTATAGGGGAATTAGTAAGAATCACAAATTCTCGATATAGTACACTCAAACATTATACAGAAGAAGGCATGCTGCCCTTTGAACAGGCAGAGGAGAATTTAACACGCAGATATAAAAGAGAGGAAACCGCCGCACGCATTCTTTGGATCAAAGAAATGAAAGAAAACGGTTTATCTATCCCACAAATTAAAGAAGCTTTAGGAATGAATTAA
- a CDS encoding uroporphyrinogen decarboxylase family protein, which translates to MSEWSKQDRFKAILSGEKADRPIVSGWRHFIDKEQTAYDLAQTTISFTKQYDWDWVKINPRATYLAEAWGNQYDFTDYQTVFPRQQTTAIPSAANLWDLEVKKAVQTASLVEHLEAVKQIRKGLPDTPLIQTVFSPLTVLLFIVGRSAYVTKTVFGIEHPVTLESLFKEHRAAAHHALHTISLTLADYVQELQQAGSDGLFYAVTGTAHPGLFDEAMFDEFSRPYDSIVLEAASYGKNVLHTCGAYAQPEKFNDYRIDGISWDTVAEGNPGLEANLKATKVGGVDHGLFAVNDIAQIKQQAKEALTLMKDQPFILSPNCAIPLNVTDAALAQLKQSIFE; encoded by the coding sequence ATGAGTGAATGGAGCAAGCAAGATCGATTTAAAGCGATATTATCCGGAGAAAAGGCAGATCGCCCAATTGTAAGTGGCTGGCGCCACTTTATCGACAAAGAGCAAACTGCATATGATTTAGCACAAACTACGATTTCTTTTACGAAACAATATGATTGGGATTGGGTCAAGATTAATCCAAGAGCGACTTATTTGGCGGAAGCTTGGGGGAATCAATATGATTTTACGGATTATCAGACCGTATTTCCTAGGCAGCAAACGACTGCTATTCCATCAGCGGCTAATCTATGGGATCTCGAAGTTAAAAAGGCAGTACAGACAGCATCCTTGGTAGAGCATTTAGAAGCGGTTAAGCAAATTCGTAAAGGTCTACCGGACACCCCTCTGATTCAAACGGTATTCTCACCATTAACTGTATTGCTATTTATTGTTGGCCGTTCTGCTTATGTTACAAAAACAGTGTTTGGCATTGAGCACCCGGTAACTTTGGAGTCATTGTTTAAGGAACATCGAGCGGCAGCGCATCATGCATTACATACGATTTCATTAACCTTAGCTGATTATGTTCAAGAGCTACAGCAAGCAGGTTCTGACGGCTTGTTCTACGCAGTGACGGGCACCGCTCACCCAGGATTATTTGATGAAGCCATGTTTGATGAGTTCTCCAGACCTTATGACTCTATTGTGTTAGAAGCTGCAAGCTACGGCAAAAACGTTCTTCATACTTGTGGGGCCTATGCTCAGCCTGAGAAATTCAATGATTATCGAATTGATGGGATCAGTTGGGATACTGTTGCCGAGGGAAACCCCGGTTTAGAAGCAAATCTCAAAGCTACTAAAGTAGGTGGCGTGGATCATGGGTTGTTCGCTGTAAATGATATTGCACAAATTAAGCAGCAGGCTAAAGAAGCACTGACATTAATGAAGGATCAGCCGTTTATTCTTTCTCCAAATTGCGCCATCCCACTAAATGTGACGGATGCTGCGTTAGCACAACTAAAACAATCTATATTTGAATAG
- a CDS encoding YjcZ family sporulation protein, whose amino-acid sequence MGYGVGGRFTSTGEILVLYILLVIILSACFFV is encoded by the coding sequence ATGGGTTATGGAGTTGGAGGCAGATTTACTTCTACTGGGGAAATTTTGGTTCTTTATATCTTATTAGTAATTATATTATCTGCTTGTTTCTTTGTATAA
- a CDS encoding LysR family transcriptional regulator, whose protein sequence is MFNLEWYRIFWQTARHRNLTKAAVELHITQPSVSYAIKQMEEALGLKLFHRLSKGVELTEEGQALFEYVEQSFSMLDSAQKHLENLKQLNEGEIRIGASDYLIKHLLLPQLNTFHSTYPGIRIRLSHGKTPDITKRLKDGEIDCAFVHMPLHDPLLNIQTLAVLEDCFVVGEAYQDLASRSLTMKEVSELPLILFSQGSSTRVFVEQWFATKGLSVIPDIELGSIELLAEFARLGYGAAFISRSFVQEDLHSGKLYELKLDDPLLPRSIGFAVRQDRKLSVAAEHFVRMIGAQLSEDVKIFD, encoded by the coding sequence ATGTTCAACTTGGAATGGTATCGTATTTTCTGGCAAACGGCACGTCATCGAAATTTAACAAAAGCTGCCGTGGAACTACATATTACACAGCCCTCTGTAAGTTATGCCATTAAACAAATGGAAGAAGCTTTAGGACTTAAGCTGTTTCACAGGCTGTCCAAAGGTGTAGAGCTTACAGAAGAAGGACAAGCGTTATTTGAGTATGTGGAGCAATCCTTTTCCATGCTGGATTCTGCACAGAAGCATCTGGAGAACTTGAAGCAGTTAAATGAGGGAGAAATACGAATCGGAGCCAGTGATTATCTGATCAAGCATCTTTTGTTGCCGCAGTTGAACACCTTCCATAGCACATATCCAGGTATAAGAATTCGGCTTTCTCATGGGAAGACACCAGATATCACTAAGCGTTTAAAAGATGGTGAGATTGACTGTGCCTTTGTCCATATGCCTCTTCACGATCCGCTGCTAAATATACAGACGCTGGCTGTGTTGGAGGATTGTTTTGTAGTAGGTGAAGCCTATCAAGATTTAGCGAGTCGTTCACTAACCATGAAAGAAGTGTCAGAGCTACCTTTAATCCTATTTTCTCAAGGAAGCAGCACTAGAGTATTTGTTGAGCAATGGTTTGCGACTAAGGGATTATCGGTAATCCCTGATATTGAATTGGGGAGCATAGAACTACTAGCAGAGTTCGCTAGATTAGGGTATGGTGCAGCTTTTATTAGCCGTTCTTTCGTGCAAGAGGATCTTCATAGTGGAAAACTTTATGAGCTGAAGCTAGACGATCCGCTTTTACCTCGCAGTATAGGCTTTGCAGTACGACAGGATAGAAAGCTGTCTGTTGCGGCTGAGCATTTCGTTCGGATGATTGGTGCGCAGTTATCAGAGGATGTTAAAATCTTTGATTAA